A region of the Oncorhynchus clarkii lewisi isolate Uvic-CL-2024 chromosome 29, UVic_Ocla_1.0, whole genome shotgun sequence genome:
AATGTTTGTTTCATGGCATGCACTTTTTTTGAGGAGTGATAGTAAGAGGGTACTTTTTGATGTCTTGTTCATTAACTCAACAGATCAAACCCATAATAACTCAATCAGCCAATAGGTATTCGATGCTattccactgggcacacactggttgaattaaCGTTGTTTTCAcgtaatttcaattaaattacgttgaaccaactgAATTTACGTCAGTGCCCAGTGAGATGGCTTTACTGGTTGGATttcaactgtgtgtgtatttttgtattGCTGTACATCTGGCACCCACACGTGGAAAAGGGTAACGTATGTTGCCAGGTTTCAATAATCATGGGAGGAACAAAATAACCATTGACGTTTACTGTCATTTCTGGGTTCTGGAAAAAAATATGGTGATGGCGATGATGACAAAAACAAATGAATGGCTGTAATTTATAGACAGCATAGTGTATTTGCTTACATCTGATACTACTGAAATAATTGTGTCCCTACATTTATACATCAATAATGAGTCCACAACACCTTCGTAAACTTAAGTCCACTCCTTTTGGTGATGTTTTCTCAGTTAGCACATGTGACATCGGCAATGCATTTATGCTTTTCATTCAACCGGATTATTGTATTAGGCTTACATATTTTTAATTGAATAGATAACAGttgaagagtttatttccaaaaacGCTATAATCACCAGTTTATCaaatttgtgttttttcatcagaaataattgcttatgggtaccttcatCTTCATGTATATGTAAAATAATACTGTTCTACGATGTGTTATTCATCGAGTTTAGATGTGTATGCAAATGTATTTTTTGAAAAACGATATATATCCATTGTaaagctggaatggaatgttcgtATCCTGCATATTTGACTGTGGTATgcggttgtctcacctagctatctcaaGATGAATCTACGTGCTCTGgataatagcatctgctaaatgacaaaaatgtcaaatgtaaatgtttaacATACAGATCACATATTACTGTATTGAATTCAAAAAATATATTACATATTCatgtcacaaatgtatcatttgtacatttctttattaaaaatgtagttatttgttacatttgactgtgtaaaatcTAACACTACTGCTCATTTCTCTGAGCATGAGGCGGATATATAGcattttgagagaaaaaaaagcatGATTATTTGTCTCTGAAATTGTTAAACCATCAAGTAATAGATTTGAAACCAaaacatgtctgtcattgaacaacctccatgccatgattagatagtgaaaaaacacaccacaccaatctctttcatcATTTGTTTAAATgataaaagctaatttaccaacatttctgaaaatggatatagaGCGTTTTGTAATGAAACTATTCAATTCTCAACTATGTGACAATATATAGGCTATCgatgaaaataaaacatatacAATAGTATAGATACTAGATCAGTGACAAAACTCTATCATATTTGCCCTGAAATAGACTGCATTGGGATTTTCACATTCGTTTCTATTGACTCACCCCTTTTGATGCAAATGTATACATGTGAAGTTTCAGTACTGTCAACTATAAAACAAGTAATGTAAATGTGTGCTTAACGTGGAAAAAATAGgccaatttaaaaataaaaaaatgaatgtgTTTTCAATTTTGCAGCAATGTGAATAGGTCTAAGATCACGTTCATGTATTATTTTACCAGTACACGTTGTTTTCAATTAAGCAATttaaaataatgtaggcctattgTGTGTTTCGTTGTGAGGGCATGGCATAGGCCCCTATCATTAGACTACTACGTCATTACAATTAGGTTTAGTAATTCATTACTCAGATGTAATTAATTGAATTAGAGTAATTTGTCACGGATCTCAGAATATTAAGTATAATTTATCAACAACAAAACATATAAATTATTTTTTATCGAATTAGTGTCTTTATTTAGATATTATCAAAAGTAAGTATATTCTAAATAAAATGCATTAACACATGTTATGTTACACATTTGACAATAGTATGAATAGGCTTAGCTATGTTTGAGTCGTAAACTATTTGACCACCAAATGCTAAATGATCTCTTAAACAGTGTTTTAATTCAAGATGGATTCATGGTcatcctgtcttctccccttcagagATTCCTGTATGCGCGGGCTGTAATCAACACATCGTGGACCGCTTCATCCTCAAAGTGCTGGACCGCCATTGGCACAGCAAGTGCCTGAAATGCAGCGACTGCCAATCCCAACTAGCGGACAAGTGCTTCAGCCGGGAAGATAGAGTCTACTGCAAAGAAGACTTTTTTAAGTGGGTGCAAGAAATACGCCATGAACTATGTATTCTTTAATGGAAGACAAATTATtgaaaatatttcagttgtgtagcCTAATATTTAATGGAAACCAAGCCTAATTATTCGATAGAATCACACGGTCTGCATTTTATTTTGAGGttgtgaatgtgatgaaacacTCACTTGTCAATGTATTGATGATAACCTTCTTATTTCCTAAAAGGAGATTTGGGACCAAATGTGCCGCGTGTCAGCAAGGTATTCCGCCGACGCAAGTGGTGAGGAGAGCGCAGGATTTCGTGTACCACCTGCACTGCTTCGCGTGCATCGTGTGCAAAAGGCAGCTCGCGACAGGTGACGAGTACTACTTGATGGAGGACAGCAGACTCGTGTGCAAGGCTGACTACGAAACCGCCaaacagagaggtgagaggtcactgtATACCTGAACATACCTTTATCACACCTAATTAGGGTCCCCAAGATCAGAGTGCCTAGACCTAATGCGTAATTAAGCATGTATCCACTGTCGTTTATATTTCAGCCATATCAAAGAATGTGTATATCCTACAATGCCCACATCTTCATTTATGTCTGCTAAATAACGCGAAAAATGATTTAACCTATTATCTATCACGCAGGCATCACCGAATAAGTTATGTAATGTTTTACTTATTTGATCCATTGACCTTTTATTGAGCAACTGCTTGGAGCTGTGAACTTGATCTACAAGACTATGAGGTCACCCATAAACACTTGACCCACCTGCGCTAATTGCGTCGTATCCCGCATCCCAATCGATAGGAATATGGATACAGCCTATCCAATTGCAGTGAAGAGAGAAAACGTAGTTctttctgttttattttattagCAGACCGACAGTGACTAAGAAGATTAGATTCAGCCTCATCTGCACAACAGACTATTGAGGAGGTTTGTTTAAAAGGTGTTTAAAGAGCTGGTGACCATGTTTTGCTAAACTATCTCATAGGCTACAATAAGGCCTCCAATTTCAAGTAAAATCATTTAAATTGGCTGATGTAATGATGTCAAATGCTATGGCCAAAATGGGCATGTTTTCTACCACAAACGTCTTTTTTTTACAATGAGACTTTTTTTCCCCCACCTAATTTGAAATGAATACTTTTTTAATAAAAATGCTTATTTATTGCATGCTAAATTTAGTACAACTGACCTCAGAGAATCTGTTTTAACTCAATGAAATCCAGCAAGGGTAGGCCAACATTTTCTTTGTGAGTAGTTTGTGTTACTCAAGTTTTATCTTCCCCATCTGTTTGTGTGAATTTACTGACTAAACCAACCGCTGATTTACCCATTGAGTTTTGAGTTTAGATTAGTTTTCATGGAAAACCACACACGTTTATTTGGATAATGAGAGGGCCTCGTTACTTCGGTATTTGCCCACTTGTAGGATGTTCTTGCATATGTTTTTGTTCGTAGGCTTTTTGTTTAATAGTTCGTATTTATTTGGGTTTAATTAGGCTTATTGAAAGTAATACGTCAGAAAAGGAAGTTATGAAGTTTACTTGTCTTTTCCATTGTTTTCTACAATACATTTTTATCAGTTCTGGTATGTCACTTGCACTTTTCAATGGCTGAACCTAAATATCTATAAATAGCCTATTTACCCTTGGAATCTAAGGTTAAGACTTTTAGCATAAAGTAGGCCTAATGGGGTACATTTTTGTGTAAGGTCTGGCTTACATTGTGTGTCTTTTATTTTCAGAGGCAGACTCAACAGCGAAAAGGCCACGAACGACTATCACCGCCAAACAGCTCGAGACCCTGAAAAACGCTTACAACAACTCTCCAAAACCTGCCCGCCACGTACGAGAACAGCTATCGTCAGAAACCGGCCTAGATATGCGGGTTGTTCAGGTAACTATCCATTCCCCTCCACTATAGACCATTTCATTAGCGtccttattttattattatttaaggACATGCATGCGATTCCATTGAAATACTGCTTGAAATGGCCTCCCAGTGGGTTTGAATGGTTAGAATTTACGATGAGATGGATTAAAATGAAGTCCACACACTTGAAAGTCAGAACTGTAAGCGCGAGCTCGTTAACAATGCTAAGAGAGAGCTTGGCATATTGTCTGTCCGTGAAAGATCCCTACTGTGGTTGACTATGGTCATATATATTGTTTATTTGCAAGGACACTTAAAGTAGGTACGCGGAAGCCACTATCGCGCTTCATTATTCACGGAAAGGGAAATGGGGGTTAAGAGGGTTCACTTCGGCTGCATATCACTAATGAATATAGGCCTTGCCTATATgtaggagagaaaggaggaacaTTTTTACCTGGTTGAATTACATTAGGCTTTGCATGATGTGGATTGTAAACAACAAAATATGGGCTTACATTGAATGGTTCGTCAATCATAAGTGTctcttaaaaataaaatacaaatgttttCAAATTATATCACACACGTTTACAGCTAAAATTTAGAACTTGGCCATAGTGAAATTTGAATAATTAAAATCAACTCTGGGTTAGTAGATCCCAGTGAGAAGGTAACATGCAACCTGTCTGCTCCCAGGGTTAAGGACAACTTGTAGCTGTCGCAAAGTTAATTAGCGTGATAAATCTCAGGGCATGTTGGTCCCAACATTAGTGTTCTGCCCCACTGTTTTAATCTCCCAGTTGAGTTAAAGAAGAGGCGACATGCTTCCTAGACAGTCCTTGAAAATTAATTTTGTTTTAATGTTAATGTGCTCTACCTGACCACTTAAAAGCATAGCAGTTTCACTGAAGAAAGAGTCAGGAAAAATGATGTCCGGAATGGTCCAGTAAGTAGAATGGAATTTGGCACCAGGACTGATATGTCCTATAGTCTATGAACAAAAAATGcagttcaaaataaaaaacatgttatAAAACTGACTACTTGTGTATAGCCTACTCTTCTGTAAATGTAACACTAAATTATATATTTCTAATTTTAAGAAATCTATTTCACTCACAAGTGTATTGTAGGAAAAGGCTTATTGGAGGATCTGCCTTCAACAGGAAACTTCCCAATTATATacctcaaataaataaaacaaaaccaATATGTACCAAACACCTCCTTTGTCCTCCAGGTGTGGTTTCAGAACAGGCGAGCAAAAGAGAAGAGGCTGAAGAAGGATGCAGGCAGACAGAGGTGGGGACAGTACTTCCGCAACATGAAGAGGTCGCGAGGCAGTTCAAAATCAGACAAGGACAGCATCCAGGAGGAGGGCATGGACAGCGACGCTGAGGTTTCCTTTACAGGTAGGATGAGAAAACAAACATCTGAGATGATATATTCACAGGAATCTACAGACAGCAGCCTTTAAGCTCCTATTTGAGGAATTAGGAGAAATGTTATTATCACAATTATAATACAAATGCCTTCTTGAAATTATTTATTTTCCATGGCGGAAATGGACATAGCCAATTTCTAAACCACACATTTTTGTTTATTCCCATTCAAATTTGAATGAAACCTATATTTACCCAAATAATTCCATTGAGGGAAATTGTATTAGCAAAATATAAATTGTATTAAACTAATATTAGCAGAAAAAGGAATAAGCACTTCCATAATGCCACACCCTGACTAAGTGTCCTCCCTTATGTTCCAGATGAGCCACCCATGTCGGAGCTCAGCCACTCCAACGGCATCTACAGTGGCCTGAGCGAGTCGTCCCTGGCCATGGGGGGCCGCCAGGAGAGCAGCCACGGCCCCTTCCCCCTAGAGCATGGAGTCCTCCAGTCCCAGGACCAGTACCACAACATCCGCTCCAGCAGCCCTTACGGCCTACCCCAGTCCCCAGGCTCGCTTCAGTCCCTGCCCAGGCACCAGCCCCCCATCTCCAGCCTGGTCTACCCTGACTCTGGCCTGTCCATCATGACCCAAGGCGGGGCCCCCGGGCTGAACCCAGGCATGAGAGGAGTGTTGGGTGGCGCTAACGGCCCCAGCTCCGATCTGTCTACTGGCAGCAGTGGGGGCTACCCAGACTTCCCAGCGAGCCCAGCTTCCTGGTTGGATGAAGTGGACCACGGCCAGTTTTGATTAGCTGGGTTGATTGGTCAACGTGGTCTAAGGACTCAAAGGTGTGTGTCACAAACTGGAAAGAGACAGTCACACATGACCTGTGAAACAGAGAGACCGGGTCAGACGGTTGCTGTCTTCCACCCTTCTTGGatcactccatctgtctctatcaATTAACTGTCAATCTTTTTCATTTCTCCTCATCTGAGTGGACTGGAAGGAAGGATTGGGCCATCAAAAAGTATGAATGGCAGCACTTGGAACTCACACACTCCATTCCTCATAGAGAACCAGACTGAGATTCATGGCGTGCTGGCCTGTTATGAATGCTATCTTTGTGACAACATAACAAATTTCAACTTTTGCCCAATTGGATTGTGATAGACTCTACCCCCAATCCTTTCCACCTTATTCTTCTCTCTGTTTTTTGCAGGTTTTGGTTAAAGTCAGAGTCTTTACATGTCTGGTTGTTGCCaaatgtctatatatatatacatattacaGTTTATCATTGTGGAGACTTTATTTTTATACAACCCCTTCAACAATATGAATACCACAGATATTAGTACTTTGTACATTGACAGCCAGGGATCTAGACAGGTTGTAGATGTCGCCTCCCACCGATAACTGGAGGTGCAATTACTTCTATGCATTTGTGTGTTTTCAGATGCATCTTGTTCTTTTCGTTCTGAGCTACCTGGGCATGAAACCCAGGCtggtgtatgtgtttgtttatgtGGAAGATGTTTTATGTCTTATTTATTCTctctgctgatgatgatgatgatgattaagtGATACAGGTCTTTAATAAATGTGTCAGCTAAATCCAAACTGACCAATGGCTCTTGTATCACAtctttattttattgtattgtattgactATGGGCTGTATCTTAGGTTCTCTTCTCTGTTAGAATCTTTGATTTAAGTGTTTTATGCACACCTTATATTCTGCAAAACACTAACAGAAGCTAGGGTAATTGGGGTGGTGGATTATCTCCAATATTCATCCCTCATTTTCCTGGAGTATTAATTACATTGATCTATTATCAGAATACAGATACTGCAGGAGAAAAGCAGATCTGGAGATCTGGCTGTGTCTGCAGATTGGCCGTCTGGCAAATTACCAAAGCCGTATCAAGAGTTCAACGGCTCTTTAGTGCAGAAATTTGATGCAGACTGAGAGGCAACATGTCGATTTAGAGATAACCATGCCTTGTTTGCCCAAATGCCCCTACGGGATAAAAATCTTAAATCCATTAGCTTAGGAGGGATCGAATGCCCCTTGTAAATTTCCTCATTCGTTTACTTATTCAAAGTCGGGTTCAATTAAATAGATTAAACTGTAGTGTATGTGAGCTGCGAATATGCGTCTGTGTGACGTCAATTTCTTACATTTGTTCTCCCAGTGACAAAGACTTCCATTGCGGTTTTATCTGTGCATAGCATCACAGACAACACATTAAAAACCATCCTCACCCTGATAAAGCCCATCAATCTGTACCATCTTTTAGATGGACCCTTTCGCCATCTTCAAGCAATTTGCAACGTGTTCCAGAAGACCTGATCATGAACAACTCTGGACTTTACTTAGCTATAGCTTCATAACCTAAGACGTCCTAAATATTAGTAACATTTTAGATTTAGGAGGGAAAGTTCAACCAACAGCATCTGTCATGCCCTTTACCGTAGAGatcctttattctctattttggttaggtcggggtgtgactagggtgggcattctagtttctttatttctaggttggcttggtatggttcccaatcagaggcagctgtctatcgttgtctctgattggggatcatatttaggcagcctttttcccacctgtttgttgtgggatcttgtttatgggTAGTTGTATGTCAGCACTCTATTGTCGTCACGTTTcgttattctttattgttttgttttatagTTTCACTTcaataaattatgtggaactgtaatcacgctgcgccttggtcctttTATAcaaacgatcgtgacagaagatcccaccacccacGTACCAAtcagcgtgcccaggaggagcagggatcctgggcctgGGAGGAAAGCCAGGAGTGGAGGACATCTTGGACTTGGGACGAAATAATGGCAGGAGACAAaagcctgccatggaagcaggcggaaGCAGCAAAGGAGAGACAGCGACGACACCGGGGTTCGCGGCCACGACGTAGGCCAAAGAAGCAGCCTCAacagttttttgggggggcacacggggtggTTGGCGACGCTGAGGGGTGAGTCAGAGACCATGGAGGAATATTGGGATAGATTGAGCGAGGAGTGGTTGGCGAAAGTTGaggagagtgatgagagagagagctgttggtttGGCTGGAGAGGCAAGACAGTCGCCCTGAGGAGCGTGTTAGCCGTCCGATGCCAcctgtgccagctctccgcaCTCGCTTTGAGGAGAGTGTCAGTGTTCCGGGACAATGTGTGCCAGTTCTACGCACCgtgtctccagtacgcctccacagcccggtacgtcctgtgccagctccccgcacttgccgtgtgaaggttgtcatctgtccaggacatgttgtgccagctctacgctccaggcCTCCTGTGCGTCTCCCCAGCCCGGAAcgccctgtgccagctccacgcaccaggcctcttGTGCGTCTCCCCTGTCCGGTAcgccctgtgccagctccacgcaccagacCTCTTGTGCGTCTCCCctgtccggtacgtcctgtgccggctccacgcaccaggcctcctgtgcgtctccccagcctggtacatcctgtgccagctccacccACCAGGCCTCCtgcgacggtctgcagtccagagcctccagcgacggtctgcagtccagagcctccagcgacggtctgcagtccggagcctccggcgacgatccaggGCCCGGAGCCTctggcgatgatccacggtccggttcctccggcgacgatccgcGGTCCGGTTCCtgcggcgacgatccacggtcctgTTCCtctggcgacgatccacggtccagtTCTTCAGGCGATGATCTACGGGCCGTAGCTTCCagcgatgatccatggcccggttcctccggcgacgatccatggtctggttcctccggcgacgatccatggtccggagcttccggcgacgatcCCCGCACCAGAGTCGCCACCGAAGTGGTCGGATCCGCGAGTGGAgccccgcaccggagccgccaccgaggatAGACCTTCCcctatagagtcaggttttgcggccggagacCGCACCTTTGgggtgggggtactgtcacgccctgaccgtagagatcctttattctctaatttggttaggtcggggtgtgactagagtgggcattctagtttctttatttctaggttggc
Encoded here:
- the LOC139388330 gene encoding LIM/homeobox protein Lhx3-like isoform X1, whose amino-acid sequence is MLLEHPGSSCQNPGNFSRYSAEIPVCAGCNQHIVDRFILKVLDRHWHSKCLKCSDCQSQLADKCFSREDRVYCKEDFFKRFGTKCAACQQGIPPTQVVRRAQDFVYHLHCFACIVCKRQLATGDEYYLMEDSRLVCKADYETAKQREADSTAKRPRTTITAKQLETLKNAYNNSPKPARHVREQLSSETGLDMRVVQVWFQNRRAKEKRLKKDAGRQRWGQYFRNMKRSRGSSKSDKDSIQEEGMDSDAEVSFTDEPPMSELSHSNGIYSGLSESSLAMGGRQESSHGPFPLEHGVLQSQDQYHNIRSSSPYGLPQSPGSLQSLPRHQPPISSLVYPDSGLSIMTQGGAPGLNPGMRGVLGGANGPSSDLSTGSSGGYPDFPASPASWLDEVDHGQF
- the LOC139388173 gene encoding sericin-2-like; the protein is MCASSTHRVSSTPPQPGTSCASSPHLPCEGCHLSRTCCASSTLQASCASPQPGTPCASSTHQASCASPLSGTPCASSTHQTSCASPLSGTSCAGSTHQASCASPQPGTSCASSTHQASCDGLQSRASSDGLQSRASSDGLQSGASGDDPGPGASGDDPRSGSSGDDPRSGSCGDDPRSCSSGDDPRSSSSGDDLRAVASSDDPWPGSSGDDPWSGSSGDDPWSGASGDDPRTRVATEVVGSASGAPHRSRHRG
- the LOC139388330 gene encoding LIM/homeobox protein Lhx3-like isoform X2, with amino-acid sequence MQKIPVCAGCNQHIVDRFILKVLDRHWHSKCLKCSDCQSQLADKCFSREDRVYCKEDFFKRFGTKCAACQQGIPPTQVVRRAQDFVYHLHCFACIVCKRQLATGDEYYLMEDSRLVCKADYETAKQREADSTAKRPRTTITAKQLETLKNAYNNSPKPARHVREQLSSETGLDMRVVQVWFQNRRAKEKRLKKDAGRQRWGQYFRNMKRSRGSSKSDKDSIQEEGMDSDAEVSFTDEPPMSELSHSNGIYSGLSESSLAMGGRQESSHGPFPLEHGVLQSQDQYHNIRSSSPYGLPQSPGSLQSLPRHQPPISSLVYPDSGLSIMTQGGAPGLNPGMRGVLGGANGPSSDLSTGSSGGYPDFPASPASWLDEVDHGQF